From the Amblyraja radiata isolate CabotCenter1 chromosome 12, sAmbRad1.1.pri, whole genome shotgun sequence genome, one window contains:
- the LOC116979325 gene encoding interferon-inducible GTPase 5-like, with the protein MPGFGTTKFPMKDYVSKMEFTTYEFFIIISNDRFTENDAKAAKEIASMKKKFYFVRSQIDIDFPVFTNQGIDVDRMRELDKLKQEIGSGLMEAGISEPIIFLISSLYLNEFDFSRLKKTLLKSLDGIKKDVLLMSLPSTTVKIVEPKRAQLKKRVWMWAIFSGAVGAVPVPGLSVAVDLGILVAAIIDFRKSLGLDDASLQRLANVSMKPVEFLKAEVRTPLVGEINEEFVKQMLLRSSIVAVSAVEMALNFIPIIGSVFGAVSSFGMTYKLLTDALDELVDNAQRLVKVAFATDPGHPQ; encoded by the coding sequence ATGCCGGGATTTGGAACAACAAAGTTTCCAATGAAGGATTACGTGAGTAAAATGGAATTTACTACATACGAATTTTTCATAATAATCTCAAATGATCGATTCACCGAAAACGATGCAAAGGCCGCCAAGGAGATTGCAAGCATGAAGAAGAAGTTCTACTTCGTACGAAGTCAAATTGACATTGACTTTCCAGTTTTTACAAATCAGGGTATAGATGTTGACAGAATGAGGGAACTTGATAAGCTGAAACAAGAAATAGGAAGCGGTTTGATGGAAGCGGGGATTTCAGAACCCATTATTTTCCTGATATCAAGCCTTTACCTAAATGAGTTTGATTTTTCTCGGTTAAAGAAAACGCTTTTAAAAAGTCTCGATGGAATAAAAAAAGATGTTTTATTGATGTCGCTTCCAAGCACAACGGTGAAGATTGTGGAGCCGAAACGAGCCCAGTTGAAGAAACGTGTCTGGATGTGGGCAATATTCTCAGGAGCAGTGGGAGCGGTGCCTGTTCCCGGATTGTCTGTCGCCGTTGACCTCGGGATACTAGTCGCTGCAATAATAGATTTCCGCAAAAGTCTCGGCCTAGATGATGCCTCCCTTCAGAGACTGGCCAATGTCTCAATGAAACCTGTGGAATTTCTGAAAGCAGAAGTGAGAACCCCACTGGTGGGTGAAATAAACGAGGAGTTTGTGAAACAAATGTTGTTGCGTTCCAGTATTGTTGCTGTTTCAGCGGTGGAAATGGCCCTTAACTTTATACCAATAATTGGCTCCGTCTTCGGGGCAGTATCGTCATTTGGAATGACCTACAAGCTGCTGACCGACGCACTGGATGAACTTGTGGACAATGCCCAGAGATTGGTGAAAGTTGCATTTGCCACTGATCCTGGTCATCCACAATAA